The following coding sequences are from one Triticum dicoccoides isolate Atlit2015 ecotype Zavitan chromosome 4A, WEW_v2.0, whole genome shotgun sequence window:
- the LOC119286491 gene encoding DNA polymerase delta catalytic subunit isoform X1, with translation MSSVGRGGKRRAGPPAAPSPLAAKRAQPMPPGAPQPPPPAAAAAAEEDMMDEDVFLDETILAEDEAALLLLDRDEALASRLSRWKRPALPADLVSGCSRSVAFQQLDIDYVIGESHKEFLPNSSGPAAIIRIFGVTREGHSVCCQVHGFEPYFYISCPPGMSPDDISGFKQTLEARMKESNRNSSVQRFVKSVELLQKQTIMHYQPNKSQSFLKIVVALPTMVASCRGILERGITIGSLGSKSFVTYESNILFALRFMIDCNIVGGNWIELPAGKYRKATRVMSYCQLELDCLYSDLVSHAPEGEYSKMAPFRILSFDIECAGRKGHFPEPTHDPVIQIANLLTLQGEAQPFVRNVMTLKSCSPIVGVDVMSFDTERDILLAWRDLIREADPDIIIGYNICKFDLPYLIDRAEVLKIVEFPLLGRIRNSRVRVRDTTFNSRQYGMRESKDVTVEGRVQFDLLQAMQRDYKLSSYSLNSVSAHFLGEQKEDVHHSIISDLQNGNSETRRRLAVYCLKDAYLPQRLLDKLMYIYNYVEMARVTGVPISFLLSRGQSIKVLSQLLRKAKQRNLVIPNIKGQSSGQDTFEGATVLEARAGFYEKPIATLDFASLYPSIMMAHNLCYCTLVPPEDVRKLNLPPESLYKTPSGEIFVKPELQKGILPEILEELLAARKRAKADLKEAKDPFERAVLDGRQLALKISANSVYGFTGATVGQLPCLEISSSVTSYGRQMIEHTKKLVEDKFTTLGGYEHNAEVIYGDTDSVMVQFGVSTVEDAMKLGREAAEYISGTFIKPIKLEFEKVYFPYLLISKKRYAGLYWTNPEKFDKMDTKGIETVRRDNCLLVKNLVTECLHKILVDRDVPGAVQYVKNTISDLLMNRVDLSLLVITKGLTKTGEDYAVKAAHVELAERMRKRDAATAPTVGDRVPYVIIKAAKGAKAYEKSEDPIYVLDNNIPIDPQYYLENQISKPLLRIFEPILKNASRELLHGSHTRAVSISTPSNSGIMKFAKKQLTCLGCKAVISGPNQTLCSHCKGREAELYYKTVANVSDLEMLFGKLWTQCQECQGSLHQDVLCTSRDCPIFYRRRKAQKDMAEARVQLDRWDF, from the exons ATGAGCTCGGTCGGGCGCGGCGGCAAGCGACGGGCGGGGCCTCCCGCAGCCCCATCCCCGCTGGCGGCGAAGCGGGCCCAGCCCATGCCGCCTGGCGCCCCACAGCCGCCTCCACCGgctgccgcggcggcggcggaggaggatatGATGGACGAGGACGTTTTCCTGGACGAGACTATCCTCGCGGAGGACGAGGCGGCGCTGCTGCTGCTCGACCGCGACGAGGCCCTCGCCTCCCGTCTTTCCAGGTGGAAGCGCCCCGCCCTCCCCGCCGACCTCGTCTCCGGTTGCTCCCGCTCCGTCG CTTTTCAGCAGCTGGATATAGATTATGTTATTGGTGAGAGCCACAAAGAGTTTCTGCCCAACTCTTCTGGTCCTGCGGCTATAATCAGGATTTTTGGTGTCACCAGAGAAG GTCACAGTGTGTGCTGTCAGGTGCATGGGTTTGAACCATATTTCTACATCAGCTGCCCGCCTGGAATGAGCCCTGATGATATTTCAGGCTTCAAACAAACACTAGAG GCGAGGATGAAGGAATCAAATAGGAATAGCAGTGTGCAAAGATTTGTGAAGAGTGTTGAGCTTCTGCAGAAGCAGACAATTATGCATTACCAGCCAAATAAATCTCAGTCCTTCCTCAAGATAGTAGTTGCCCTACCTACAATGGTTGCTAGCTGTCGTG GCATCCTTGAAAGGGGCATAACGATTGGCAGTCTTGGTTCAAAGAGTTTCGTGACATATGAAAGCAACATTCTCTTTGCCCTTCGCTTTATGATTGACTGCAACATTGTTGGTGGCAATTGGATTGAACTTCCTGCTGGGAAGTATAGAAAAGCAACTCGCGTCATGTCCTATTGCCAGCTAGAGTTGGATTGCCT ATATTCAGATTTGGTAAGCCATGCTCCTGAAGGGGAATACTCTAAGATGGCCCCCTTTCGCATATTAAGTTttgacatcgaatgtgctggtcgCAAAGGACACTTCCCAGAACCAACTCATGATCCGGTTATTCAG ATTGCTAATTTGCTCACGCTTCAAGGCGAAGCCCAGCCTTTTGTACGGAATGTCATGACTCTTAAATCATGTTCTCCCATTGTCGGAGTGGATGTAATGTCATTTGACACAGAGCGAGATATTCTACTTGCTTGGAGG GATTTAATACGCGAGGCAGATCCTGATATTATAATTGGATACAATATCTGCAAATTTGATCTGCCATATCTTATTGAC AGAGCTGAAGTTCTCAAGATAGTGGAGTTTCCACTACTTGGTCGAATCAGAAATAGCCGTGTCCGTGTCCGTGATACCACCTTCAACTCAAG GCAATATGGTATGCGTGAAAGTAAAGATGTAACTGTTGAGGGAAGGGTACAATTTGATCTTCTGCAG GCTATGCAAAGGGATTACAAGCTGAGTTCTTATTCATTGAACTCTGTATCTGCACATTTTCTAGGGGAGCAA AAAGAGGACGTTCATCATTCAATCATATCTGATCTTCAAAATGGAAACTCAGAGACACGAAGGCGTCTTGCAGTTTATTGCTTGAAG GATGCTTATCTTCCACAAAGACTGTTAGATAAATTGATGTACATCTACAACTACGTAGAGATGGCGAGGGTCACAGGAGTTCCCATTTCTTTTCTGCTCTCGAGGGGACAGAGCATTAAG GTCCTCTCACAGTTACTGAGGAAAGCAAAACAGAGAAACCTTGTTATACCAAACATAAAGGGCCAAAGTTCTGGGCAAGATACCTTTGAGGGTGCAACT GTTTTGGAGGCAAGGGCTGGATTTTATGAGAAGCCCATTGCAACTTTGGACTTTGCTTCTCTGTATCCATCCATCATGATGGCCCATAACCTATGCTACTGCACTTTG GTTCCCCCTGAGGATGTCCGTAAACTCAACTTGCCTCCAGAAAGCCTCTACAAAACCCCATCTGGTGAAATATTTGTGAAACCAGAGTTGCAAAAG GGTATACTTCCTGAAATCCTTGAAGAACTGTTGGCTGCTCGGAAAAGAGCAAAAGCAGATTTGAAG GAAGCAAAGGACCCATTCGAAAGAGCGGTTCTTGATGGTCGTCAGCTTGCCCTAAAA ATAAGTGCAAATTCAGTTTATGGTTTTACTGGTGCTACTGTTGGTCAATTGCCCTGTTTAGAGATTTCTTCAAGTGTTACGAGCTACG GTAGACAGATGATTGAGCACACAAAGAAGCTTGTTGAAGATAAattcacaacacttggaggctatgAGCATAATGCAGAG GTGATTTATGGAGATACTGATTCTGTGATGGTACAGTTTGGCGTTTCTACAGTCGAGGACGCAATGAAATTGGGAAGAGAAGCTGCAGAGTATATTAGTGGAACATTTATTAAG CCCATCAAGCTAGAGTTTGAGAAAGTTTACTTTCCATACCTACTGATCAGCAAGAAGAGATATGCTGGTTTGTACTGGACAAATCCTGAGAAATTTGACAAAATGGACACAAAag GTATTGAAACAGTTCGAAGGGACAACTGTTTATTGGTAAAGAACCTGGTGACTGAGTGCCTTCATAAAATACTAGTGGACCGAGATGTTCCTGGTGCAGTCCAATATGTCAAGAATACCATATCTGATCTATTAATGAACCGTGTGGACTTGTCACTTCTGGTTATAACAAAG GGTTTGACAAAAACAGGAGAAGACTATGCTGTAAAAGCCGCCCATGTGGAGCTTGCTGAGAGGATGCGGAAG AGGGATGCTGCTACTGCACCAACTGTTGGCGACCGGGTTCCTTATGTTATAATAAAAGCAGCAAAAGGGGCAAAG GCATATGAGAAGTCAGAAGATCCAATTTACGTTCTGGATAATAACATTCCAATAGATCCTCAGTACTACCTTGAGAACCAAATTAGCAAA CCACTGTTGAGAATATTCGAACCAATTCTGAAGAACGCGAGCAGAGAACTGCTTCATGGAAGTCATACCAGAGCTGTTTCAATCTCAACTCCTTCAAATAGCGGGATAATGAAATTTGCAAAGAAACAACTGACTTGCCTCGGATGCAAAGCAGTTATAAG TGGTCCCAACCAAACACTTTGCTCACATTGCAAGGGAAGGGAAGCAGAGTTATACTACAAAACAGTAGCAAATG TTTCTGATCTGGAGATGCTCTTTGGGAAGCTATGGACGCAGTGCCAGGAGTGCCAAGGCTCCCTACACCAGGACGTTCTGTGCACCAG TCGGGACTGCCCTATTTTCTACCGGCGGAGGAAGGCACAGAAGGACATGGCTGAAGCTAGGGTGCAGCTTGATCGTTGGGACTTCTGA
- the LOC119286491 gene encoding DNA polymerase delta catalytic subunit isoform X2 produces the protein MSSVGRGGKRRAGPPAAPSPLAAKRAQPMPPGAPQPPPPAAAAAAEEDMMDEDVFLDETILAEDEAALLLLDRDEALASRLSRWKRPALPADLVSGCSRSVAFQQLDIDYVIGESHKEFLPNSSGPAAIIRIFGVTREGHSVCCQVHGFEPYFYISCPPGMSPDDISGFKQTLEARMKESNRNSSVQRFVKSVELLQKQTIMHYQPNKSQSFLKIVVALPTMVASCRGILERGITIGSLGSKSFVTYESNILFALRFMIDCNIVGGNWIELPAGKYRKATRVMSYCQLELDCLYSDLVSHAPEGEYSKMAPFRILSFDIECAGRKGHFPEPTHDPVIQIANLLTLQGEAQPFVRNVMTLKSCSPIVGVDVMSFDTERDILLAWRDLIREADPDIIIGYNICKFDLPYLIDRAEVLKIVEFPLLGRIRNSRVRVRDTTFNSRQYGMRESKDVTVEGRVQFDLLQAMQRDYKLSSYSLNSVSAHFLGEQKEDVHHSIISDLQNGNSETRRRLAVYCLKDAYLPQRLLDKLMYIYNYVEMARVTGVPISFLLSRGQSIKVLSQLLRKAKQRNLVIPNIKGQSSGQDTFEGATVLEARAGFYEKPIATLDFASLYPSIMMAHNLCYCTLVPPEDVRKLNLPPESLYKTPSGEIFVKPELQKGILPEILEELLAARKRAKADLKEAKDPFERAVLDGRQLALKISANSVYGFTGATVGQLPCLEISSSVTSYGRQMIEHTKKLVEDKFTTLGGYEHNAEVIYGDTDSVMVQFGVSTVEDAMKLGREAAEYISGTFIKRDCEDCEEKKEATGAWAVDSSSHNVVAWRRAVASRSDPLFPAPPASARRASSARTSVSLMRIYLGNTDPDIQEAPGRILNNTHTSYSKTKLFRLLYLCHKNVYDKFYTLPHNNFQ, from the exons ATGAGCTCGGTCGGGCGCGGCGGCAAGCGACGGGCGGGGCCTCCCGCAGCCCCATCCCCGCTGGCGGCGAAGCGGGCCCAGCCCATGCCGCCTGGCGCCCCACAGCCGCCTCCACCGgctgccgcggcggcggcggaggaggatatGATGGACGAGGACGTTTTCCTGGACGAGACTATCCTCGCGGAGGACGAGGCGGCGCTGCTGCTGCTCGACCGCGACGAGGCCCTCGCCTCCCGTCTTTCCAGGTGGAAGCGCCCCGCCCTCCCCGCCGACCTCGTCTCCGGTTGCTCCCGCTCCGTCG CTTTTCAGCAGCTGGATATAGATTATGTTATTGGTGAGAGCCACAAAGAGTTTCTGCCCAACTCTTCTGGTCCTGCGGCTATAATCAGGATTTTTGGTGTCACCAGAGAAG GTCACAGTGTGTGCTGTCAGGTGCATGGGTTTGAACCATATTTCTACATCAGCTGCCCGCCTGGAATGAGCCCTGATGATATTTCAGGCTTCAAACAAACACTAGAG GCGAGGATGAAGGAATCAAATAGGAATAGCAGTGTGCAAAGATTTGTGAAGAGTGTTGAGCTTCTGCAGAAGCAGACAATTATGCATTACCAGCCAAATAAATCTCAGTCCTTCCTCAAGATAGTAGTTGCCCTACCTACAATGGTTGCTAGCTGTCGTG GCATCCTTGAAAGGGGCATAACGATTGGCAGTCTTGGTTCAAAGAGTTTCGTGACATATGAAAGCAACATTCTCTTTGCCCTTCGCTTTATGATTGACTGCAACATTGTTGGTGGCAATTGGATTGAACTTCCTGCTGGGAAGTATAGAAAAGCAACTCGCGTCATGTCCTATTGCCAGCTAGAGTTGGATTGCCT ATATTCAGATTTGGTAAGCCATGCTCCTGAAGGGGAATACTCTAAGATGGCCCCCTTTCGCATATTAAGTTttgacatcgaatgtgctggtcgCAAAGGACACTTCCCAGAACCAACTCATGATCCGGTTATTCAG ATTGCTAATTTGCTCACGCTTCAAGGCGAAGCCCAGCCTTTTGTACGGAATGTCATGACTCTTAAATCATGTTCTCCCATTGTCGGAGTGGATGTAATGTCATTTGACACAGAGCGAGATATTCTACTTGCTTGGAGG GATTTAATACGCGAGGCAGATCCTGATATTATAATTGGATACAATATCTGCAAATTTGATCTGCCATATCTTATTGAC AGAGCTGAAGTTCTCAAGATAGTGGAGTTTCCACTACTTGGTCGAATCAGAAATAGCCGTGTCCGTGTCCGTGATACCACCTTCAACTCAAG GCAATATGGTATGCGTGAAAGTAAAGATGTAACTGTTGAGGGAAGGGTACAATTTGATCTTCTGCAG GCTATGCAAAGGGATTACAAGCTGAGTTCTTATTCATTGAACTCTGTATCTGCACATTTTCTAGGGGAGCAA AAAGAGGACGTTCATCATTCAATCATATCTGATCTTCAAAATGGAAACTCAGAGACACGAAGGCGTCTTGCAGTTTATTGCTTGAAG GATGCTTATCTTCCACAAAGACTGTTAGATAAATTGATGTACATCTACAACTACGTAGAGATGGCGAGGGTCACAGGAGTTCCCATTTCTTTTCTGCTCTCGAGGGGACAGAGCATTAAG GTCCTCTCACAGTTACTGAGGAAAGCAAAACAGAGAAACCTTGTTATACCAAACATAAAGGGCCAAAGTTCTGGGCAAGATACCTTTGAGGGTGCAACT GTTTTGGAGGCAAGGGCTGGATTTTATGAGAAGCCCATTGCAACTTTGGACTTTGCTTCTCTGTATCCATCCATCATGATGGCCCATAACCTATGCTACTGCACTTTG GTTCCCCCTGAGGATGTCCGTAAACTCAACTTGCCTCCAGAAAGCCTCTACAAAACCCCATCTGGTGAAATATTTGTGAAACCAGAGTTGCAAAAG GGTATACTTCCTGAAATCCTTGAAGAACTGTTGGCTGCTCGGAAAAGAGCAAAAGCAGATTTGAAG GAAGCAAAGGACCCATTCGAAAGAGCGGTTCTTGATGGTCGTCAGCTTGCCCTAAAA ATAAGTGCAAATTCAGTTTATGGTTTTACTGGTGCTACTGTTGGTCAATTGCCCTGTTTAGAGATTTCTTCAAGTGTTACGAGCTACG GTAGACAGATGATTGAGCACACAAAGAAGCTTGTTGAAGATAAattcacaacacttggaggctatgAGCATAATGCAGAG GTGATTTATGGAGATACTGATTCTGTGATGGTACAGTTTGGCGTTTCTACAGTCGAGGACGCAATGAAATTGGGAAGAGAAGCTGCAGAGTATATTAGTGGAACATTTATTAAG CGTGATTGCGAGGAttgcgaggagaagaaggaagccaCGGGGGCCTGGGCCGTGGACAGCTCGAGCCACAATGTGGTTGCGTGGAGGAGAGCGGTGGCAAGCAGGAGTGATCCCCTTTTCCCGGCGCCACCAGCATCAGCTAGGCGTGCCTCATCTGCTCGGACCAGCGTGTCCCTGATGAGGATATACCTTGGCAACACCGATCCTGACATTCAGGAGGCCCCAGGGCGAATTTTGAACAATACGCATACCTCTTATAGTAAAACAAAATTATTCCGTCTTTTGTATCTATGCCACAAAAATGTTTATGATAAGTTCTATACATTGCCACATAATAACTTTCAATAG